CTTCCTTATAAGAGCGGATTTTACTATCAAAGAAGCTACTGTAAGCATGTTTTGAAGTTCCCACCCTTTTGGGGAAGAAAATTCTTTTACAAGAACATAATCCATCCAAAATTTTATTTTATCTTTTGCTTCCTTTAGCTTGTCTTCTTTCCTTTCAATTCCTACATCTCTAGTCATATAACTCCTTAAAGAATTTTTAATATCTTCCAGGTCAAGATTGAATGGCAACTGAGAAGGATGGTTCTTGATATAGATTGATTCTTTAATTTTTCTTTTTCCCCCAAGAGTTTGCCCTGCTTCTTTGCCTGTCCTATAACCAAAAACCAATCCTTCTAATAATGAATTTGAAGCCAGGCGATTTGCTCCGTGAACGCCGGAAGAAGCAACTTCTCCGCATGCAAAGAGATTGTTTATAGATGTCCTGCCTTTCAAATCTACTTTTACGCCTCCAATGGTATAGTGAGCAGAGGGGCGAACAGGAACAAGATTTTTACCTACGTTTAATCCTACTTTTTCGCATATGTTTACCAGATTGGGAAATCTTTTTCTCACCTTGTGATAAGGGATACTTTTGACATCAAGATATACATTTGGTGAATCCGTTAATTCCATTTCCTTTATAATTGCTCTGGATACAATATCTCGGGGAGCCAAATCGCCGGAAGGATGATATTTAAGCATAAATTTTTCCCCGTATTTATTTCTTAAAACGCCGCCTTCGCCTCTAACAGATTCGGAAATCAACAATCTTGAAGTCCCTGCAACATATAAAGCAGTAGGATGGAATTGGATAAATTCCATGTCTTGCAATTGTCCTCCTGCCCTATAAACCATAGCAATACCATCGCCTGTGGCAACGGCATGATTTGTAGTTTCCCTGTAAACTTGACATACACCGCCTGCGGTAAGGATTACTTTATCTGCCAAAACAGAAAATAACCCTTCTTTTGTGGTGAACATGTACGCCCCCAAACAATGATTATCTTTGAGGATCAAATCAATGCAAAAAGTATTTTCCAAAACTTTAATATTTTTTGAATTATGGACACAGGAAATAAGGGTCTTTTCTATTTCTCTTCCTGTTGCATCGCCCTGAGCATGAATTATTCTTTTTAAACTATGACCGCCTTCTTGAGTAAAAAGAATTTTTCCGTTTTTATTATCAAAATTGGCGCCGCTGTCTATTAATTCTTTTACTCTTTTGGGACCTTCTTTTACCAAAACTTCCACAGCTTTTCTTTTACACAATCCGTTACCAACGTTTAATGTGTCTTCTATATGTTTTGCGTATGTATCGCTACTCGAAAGCA
Above is a window of bacterium DNA encoding:
- the nadB gene encoding L-aspartate oxidase gives rise to the protein MNPKKLKTYHITTDILIIGSGVAGLESALVASKYGKVVIATKKKLPDCNTNEAQGGVAVVLSSSDTYAKHIEDTLNVGNGLCKRKAVEVLVKEGPKRVKELIDSGANFDNKNGKILFTQEGGHSLKRIIHAQGDATGREIEKTLISCVHNSKNIKVLENTFCIDLILKDNHCLGAYMFTTKEGLFSVLADKVILTAGGVCQVYRETTNHAVATGDGIAMVYRAGGQLQDMEFIQFHPTALYVAGTSRLLISESVRGEGGVLRNKYGEKFMLKYHPSGDLAPRDIVSRAIIKEMELTDSPNVYLDVKSIPYHKVRKRFPNLVNICEKVGLNVGKNLVPVRPSAHYTIGGVKVDLKGRTSINNLFACGEVASSGVHGANRLASNSLLEGLVFGYRTGKEAGQTLGGKRKIKESIYIKNHPSQLPFNLDLEDIKNSLRSYMTRDVGIERKEDKLKEAKDKIKFWMDYVLVKEFSSPKGWELQNMLTVASLIVKSALIRKESRGGHYRLDYPKRNDKIWQKHIILQKEKVKYEK